A genomic segment from Triticum dicoccoides isolate Atlit2015 ecotype Zavitan chromosome 1A, WEW_v2.0, whole genome shotgun sequence encodes:
- the LOC119350123 gene encoding C-hordein-like: protein MKTFLIFVLLAMAMSIVTAARQLNPSEQELQSPQQLYPQQPYPQQPYPPQQPFPTPQQYFPHQSQQPFSPPQQPFPQPQQATPLQPQQPFPQQPKQPQKAFPQPQQQFALQPQQQFPQLQQPQQSFPQQPQRPQPFPQQPEQIISQQPQQPFLLQPQQPFPQQPEQIISQQPQQLFSQSQSKWKDE from the exons ATGAAGACATTCCTCATCTTCGTCCTCCTTGCCATGGCGATGAGCATCGTCACTGCTGCTAGGCAGCTAAACCCTAGCGAGCAAGAGTTGCAATCACCACAACAATTATATCCGCAGCAACCATATCCACAACAACCATATCCACCACAACAACCATTTCCCACACCCCAACAATATTTTCCCCATCAATCACAACAACCATTTTCCCCACCACAACAACCATTTCCCCAACCCCAACAAGCAACTCCCCTACAACCACAACAACCATTCCCCCAGCAACCCAAACAACCACAAAAAGCTTTTCCCCAACCCCAACAACAATTTGCCTTGCAACCACAACAACAATTTCCCCAGCTCCAACAACCACAACAATCATTCCCACAACAACCCCAGAGACCACAGCCATTCCCCCAACAACCAGAACAAATAATTTCACAGCAACCACAACAACCATTCCTCCTGCAACCGCAACAACCATTCCCCCAGCAACCAGAACAAATAATATCCCAGCAACCTCAACAACTATTTTCCCAGTCAC AAAGCAAGTGGAAAGATGAATGA
- the LOC119350135 gene encoding gamma-gliadin-like: MKTFLIFVLLAMAMSIVTAARQLNPSEQELQSPQQLYPQQPYPQQPYPPQQPFPTPQQYFPQQSQQPFSPPQQPFPQPQQATPLQPQQPFPQQPKQPQQAFPQPQQQFALQPQQQFPQLQQPQQSFPQQPQRPHPFPQQPEQIISQQPEQPFLLQPQQPFPQQPEQIISQQPQQLFSQSQQPFPQQPQQPFPLQPQQPIPQQPAQIIAQQPQQPSPLQPQQPFLRQPQQSFLQQPQQLFPQPQLYIDTLFTIVEVHMKQHMLKDMVTNHWSQ; the protein is encoded by the exons ATGAAGACCTTCCTCATCTTCGTCCTCCTTGCCATGGCGATGAGCATCGTCACTGCTGCTAGGCAGCTAAACCCTAGCGAGCAAGAGTTGCAATCACCACAACAATTATATCCGCAGCAACCATATCCACAGCAACCATATCCACCACAACAACCATTTCCCACACCCCAACAATATTTTCCCCAACAATCACAACAACCATTTTCCCCACCACAACAACCATTTCCCCAACCCCAACAAGCAACTCCCCTACAACCACAACAACCATTCCCCCAGCAACCCAAACAACCACAACAAGCTTTTCCCCAACCCCAACAACAATTTGCCTTGCAACCACAACAACAATTTCCCCAGCTCCAACAACCACAACAATCATTCCCACAACAACCCCAGAGACCACATCCATTCCCCCAACAACCAGAACAAATAATATCACAGCAACCAGAACAACCATTCCTCCTGCAACCGCAACAACCATTCCCCCAGCAACCAGAACAAATAATATCCCAGCAACCCCAACAACTATTTTCCCAGTCACAACAACCATTTCCCCAGCAACCCCAACAACCATTTCCCCTGCAACCGCAACAACCAATTCCCCAACAACCAGCACAAATAATTGCTCAGCAACCTCAACAACCATCCCCTCTGCAACCACAACAACCATTCCTCCGGCAACCACAACAATCATTCCTCCAACAACCACAACAACTATTTCCCCAACCCCA ATTGTACATAGACACACTTTTTACAATTGTTGAGGTGCATATGAAGCAACATATGCTTAAAGATATGGTGACCAATCACTGGTCTCAGTGA